From Abyssisolibacter fermentans, one genomic window encodes:
- a CDS encoding NUDIX hydrolase produces the protein MIKVHLDSIYKVFKNRKGKQMNIRKSYSVLLPLVKVEGELHILFEVRAKDLETQPGEISFPGGAIENNETPIEACIRETCEELGVNEKNINIIGELDYIGAPANIQIFAFVGMLDIKKIQGYSNSEVDHCFLVPLTFFYNTEPDKYYSETDIKLDDSFPYGLIPNGKKYIWRKGKYPIHFYNYNGYIIWGITAKFIDNFISTYKQYYIYNKD, from the coding sequence GTGATTAAGGTGCATTTAGATAGCATATATAAAGTTTTTAAAAATAGAAAAGGTAAACAGATGAATATAAGAAAAAGCTACTCTGTTTTGTTACCGTTAGTTAAGGTTGAGGGTGAATTACATATACTTTTTGAGGTTAGAGCAAAAGATTTAGAGACCCAACCTGGTGAAATATCTTTTCCAGGAGGAGCAATTGAGAATAATGAAACACCAATAGAGGCTTGTATAAGAGAAACATGCGAAGAATTAGGAGTGAATGAAAAAAATATAAATATAATTGGGGAGCTTGATTATATAGGAGCACCCGCTAATATTCAAATATTTGCTTTTGTTGGCATGTTGGATATAAAGAAGATTCAGGGGTATAGTAACAGTGAAGTTGACCATTGTTTTTTAGTTCCTCTTACATTTTTTTATAATACCGAACCTGATAAATATTATTCTGAAACTGATATTAAGTTAGATGATTCTTTTCCATATGGTTTAATTCCAAATGGTAAGAAATATATTTGGCGTAAAGGTAAGTATCCTATTCATTTTTACAACTATAATGGATACATAATATGGGGAATTACAGCAAAATTCATAGATAATTTCATCTCAACTTACAAACAATATTACATATATAATAAAGATTGA
- the thrS gene encoding threonine--tRNA ligase: protein MINITLPDGSVRQYEAGIKVIDVANDISSGLARVILGAKVNDKTVGLDEVINEDISLELLKFDNEDGRNIFRHTSAHILAQAVKRLFPDTKLAIGPAIKDGFYYDFDTEHKFTPEDLEKIEAEMKKIAKENLKLERFILPRNEAIQKLKEMGEDYKVELVEDLPEDEIISFYKQGDFVDLCAGPHLQSTKKVKAVKILSIAGAYWRGNENNKMLQRLYGTSFEKKKDLDLHLERLEEAKKRDHRKLGQELDLFSLNEAGTGFPFFHPKGMALRNVLEDLWRKEHALRGYGEIKTPIILNEELWHTSGHWDHYKENMYFTKIDDMDHAIKPMNCPGSMLVFKNKRYSYRDFPVRMAELGLVHRHEKSGTLHGLMRVRSFTQDDAHIFMLPEQIKEEVLGVLKFADDFYNLFGFKYSLELSTRPEDSMGTDEEWQIAEDALKEALKTAGLEYTINEGDGAFYGPKIDLHLEDAIGRTWQCGTIQLDMQMPQRFDLNYIGKDGEKHRPVMIHRVIFGSIERFIGILIEHFAGKFPLWIAPVQVTVLPISDKYNDYAYDIKKKLMEKQIRVEVDHRAEKIGYKIREAQLQKIPYMLIVGEKEAEANSLAIRDREKGDIGAMKVEEFVDMIVKQIEEKK, encoded by the coding sequence AAAATTCGACAATGAAGATGGAAGAAATATATTTAGACATACAAGTGCACATATTTTAGCACAAGCAGTAAAAAGACTATTCCCTGATACAAAATTAGCAATAGGTCCTGCTATCAAAGATGGGTTCTATTATGATTTCGATACTGAGCACAAGTTTACACCAGAAGATTTAGAAAAAATTGAAGCTGAAATGAAAAAAATTGCTAAAGAAAACTTAAAACTTGAAAGATTTATACTTCCAAGAAATGAAGCAATACAAAAGCTAAAGGAAATGGGAGAGGATTATAAAGTTGAACTGGTAGAAGATTTACCAGAAGATGAGATTATATCATTTTATAAGCAAGGAGATTTTGTAGACCTTTGTGCAGGTCCTCATTTACAGTCAACAAAAAAAGTTAAAGCAGTGAAAATTCTAAGTATCGCAGGAGCTTATTGGAGAGGTAATGAAAACAACAAAATGCTTCAAAGGCTTTATGGTACTTCATTTGAAAAGAAAAAAGATTTAGATTTACATTTAGAAAGATTAGAGGAAGCTAAAAAAAGGGATCATAGAAAACTTGGTCAAGAATTAGACTTATTTAGTTTAAATGAAGCAGGAACAGGATTTCCATTCTTCCACCCAAAAGGAATGGCTTTAAGAAATGTCTTAGAAGATTTATGGAGAAAAGAACATGCATTAAGAGGCTATGGAGAAATAAAAACACCTATAATACTAAATGAAGAATTATGGCATACATCTGGACACTGGGACCATTATAAAGAAAATATGTATTTCACAAAAATAGATGATATGGATCATGCAATTAAACCTATGAACTGTCCGGGTTCAATGCTTGTATTCAAAAATAAAAGATACAGCTATAGAGATTTCCCAGTTAGAATGGCTGAACTTGGTCTTGTTCACAGACATGAAAAATCAGGAACTCTTCATGGATTAATGAGAGTTAGATCATTTACTCAAGATGATGCGCATATATTCATGTTACCAGAGCAAATTAAAGAAGAAGTTCTAGGAGTATTAAAGTTTGCTGATGATTTCTATAATTTATTTGGTTTTAAATATAGTTTGGAGCTTTCAACAAGACCAGAAGATTCTATGGGAACAGATGAAGAATGGCAAATAGCGGAAGACGCATTAAAAGAAGCATTAAAAACTGCTGGGCTAGAATATACAATAAATGAAGGAGATGGAGCATTCTATGGACCAAAGATAGACCTTCATTTAGAAGATGCAATAGGTAGGACTTGGCAATGTGGAACAATACAGCTTGATATGCAAATGCCACAAAGATTTGATTTAAATTATATTGGTAAAGATGGAGAAAAGCATAGGCCGGTTATGATTCACAGGGTTATATTTGGAAGTATAGAGAGATTTATTGGAATACTAATAGAACATTTTGCTGGAAAATTCCCATTGTGGATTGCACCAGTTCAAGTAACTGTTCTTCCTATATCTGATAAATACAATGATTATGCATATGATATCAAGAAAAAATTAATGGAAAAACAAATAAGAGTTGAAGTTGACCATAGAGCTGAAAAAATAGGTTATAAGATTAGAGAAGCACAGCTTCAAAAAATACCTTATATGCTTATTGTAGGAGAAAAAGAAGCAGAAGCAAATAGCTTAGCAATTAGAGATAGAGAAAAAGGTGATATAGGAGCAATGAAGGTTGAAGAGTTTGTTGATATGATAGTAAAGCAAATTGAAGAAAAGAAATAA
- a CDS encoding MFS transporter, whose protein sequence is MSYKTNLNKNINRNYLYTFISSLNLSQGLWMIYLAAKGMSLMQLGILEAIFHITSFFMEIPTGIVADIYGRKVSRITGRFASVVSTIILLYSNNFYWFMISFVISALSYNLESGAGEALVYDSLKEIGKEKKYMKINGKIEMFMQIGCITSYIVGGYLATKSYLMVFALTAVFETVSFIQAFSFTEPSIKNKTVKEKNPFIVLKNQFTKSIGVLSSNKRIGFLIVFGEIISATATSLFFYLQNYWKGSGYSEIKIGIIFSIASLLGAIIATKVYKIERVIKEKGVLILMPLITILCLWGVVLTKFTYVFYIIISVVEGIIFVAVGDYINKQIPSKYRATILSFRSMVFSFFMILLFPLIGKLGDVFSIMFALKNLAIIGSILYIIHLYFLLNSRK, encoded by the coding sequence ATGAGTTATAAAACAAATTTAAATAAAAATATTAATAGAAATTATTTATATACATTCATAAGTTCTTTGAACTTATCTCAGGGATTATGGATGATCTATCTAGCAGCAAAGGGAATGTCTTTAATGCAGCTTGGAATTTTAGAAGCAATATTTCATATTACGTCGTTTTTTATGGAAATTCCAACGGGGATAGTAGCAGATATTTATGGAAGAAAAGTTAGTAGAATAACAGGCAGATTTGCTTCAGTTGTTAGTACAATAATATTATTATATTCCAATAATTTTTATTGGTTTATGATTTCATTTGTTATATCAGCTCTATCATATAATTTGGAATCAGGAGCTGGAGAAGCTTTAGTATATGATTCTTTGAAAGAAATAGGTAAAGAGAAGAAGTATATGAAGATAAATGGGAAAATTGAGATGTTCATGCAGATTGGATGTATTACTTCGTATATTGTTGGTGGATATTTGGCTACAAAAAGTTATTTAATGGTATTTGCTTTAACTGCTGTTTTTGAAACTGTTAGCTTTATTCAAGCATTTTCCTTCACAGAACCAAGTATAAAAAACAAAACTGTAAAAGAAAAAAATCCATTTATTGTGCTAAAAAACCAGTTTACAAAGAGTATTGGTGTTTTATCTAGCAATAAGAGAATCGGTTTTCTTATAGTGTTTGGTGAAATCATTAGTGCAACAGCGACCAGTTTATTTTTTTATCTTCAAAACTATTGGAAAGGCAGTGGATACTCAGAAATAAAAATAGGTATTATTTTTTCAATAGCTTCATTATTAGGAGCTATTATAGCAACAAAAGTATATAAAATAGAGAGGGTTATTAAGGAGAAAGGAGTACTAATATTAATGCCTCTTATAACAATTTTATGTTTATGGGGAGTAGTATTGACTAAATTTACTTATGTATTTTATATCATTATATCTGTTGTAGAAGGAATTATATTTGTTGCGGTAGGTGATTATATCAATAAACAGATTCCTAGTAAATACAGAGCAACTATACTATCTTTTAGAAGCATGGTATTTAGTTTCTTCATGATTTTGTTATTTCCATTAATAGGAAAATTAGGTGATGTATTTTCGATAATGTTTGCCTTAAAGAATTTAGCAATCATAGGAAGTATTCTGTATATTATTCATCTATACTTTTTACTTAATTCTAGGAAATGA
- a CDS encoding 16S rRNA (uracil(1498)-N(3))-methyltransferase, translating into MNLIILFKEDFIEKDIVRIEGRRFEHVLSVHKAEVGQTLKVGLLNGKIGTGYITNMENKMLQMKVNLTDEPPKPLQSQLILAMPRPKVFARILQTATALGIKKIFVIKTWRVQKSYWNSPVLSEESLSKNMILGLEQTKDTILPEVRVVKLFKPFVEDQISSIIEGTIALVAHPIADAMCPYDIKKPTTIAIGPEGGFIEYEIDMLKKHGFTVVGFGNRILKVETAVPYIYGKLY; encoded by the coding sequence ATGAATTTAATTATATTATTTAAGGAAGATTTTATTGAAAAAGATATTGTTAGAATTGAAGGAAGAAGATTTGAACATGTCTTATCTGTACATAAAGCTGAAGTTGGTCAAACATTAAAGGTTGGATTACTTAATGGCAAAATAGGTACGGGTTATATAACAAATATGGAAAATAAAATGTTGCAAATGAAGGTCAATTTAACTGATGAACCACCTAAACCACTGCAATCTCAGCTAATATTAGCTATGCCTAGACCAAAAGTTTTTGCTAGAATATTGCAAACAGCTACAGCATTAGGTATAAAAAAAATATTTGTTATAAAGACCTGGAGAGTACAGAAAAGCTATTGGAATAGTCCAGTGCTTAGCGAGGAGAGTTTAAGTAAAAATATGATTTTAGGATTAGAACAAACAAAAGATACAATACTACCTGAAGTTAGAGTTGTTAAACTTTTCAAGCCTTTTGTAGAGGATCAAATATCTAGTATTATTGAAGGCACTATTGCATTAGTTGCTCATCCAATAGCTGATGCTATGTGTCCATATGATATCAAGAAACCTACAACTATTGCTATAGGTCCAGAAGGCGGGTTCATAGAATATGAAATTGATATGCTTAAGAAACATGGTTTTACAGTAGTAGGGTTTGGAAATAGAATTCTAAAAGTAGAGACAGCAGTTCCATATATTTATGGCAAATTATATTAA